A region from the Chrysoperla carnea chromosome 4, inChrCarn1.1, whole genome shotgun sequence genome encodes:
- the LOC123298439 gene encoding acetylcholine receptor subunit beta-like 2 isoform X2 → MTTNLWVEQKWFDYKLRWDPEEYGGVEMLYVPSEHIWLPDIVLYNNADGNYEVTLMTKATLKYNGEVLWKPPAIYKSSCEINVEYFPFDEQICMMKFGSWTYNGIQVDLKHMQQIAGSNVVKIGIDLSEFYLSVEWDILEVPASRNEEYYPCCAEPYSDITFKITMRRKTLFYTVNLIIPCVGITFLTVLVFYLPSDSGEKVTLCISILLSLTVFFLLLAEIIPPTSLAVPLLGKYLLFTMILVTSSIWVTVCVLNVYFRSPSTHNMSPWVRKVFLEFMPRVLIMRRTKYSLPEYDDTLNTNGFINDVDLQMNEPFTADFKITTHSSVTDSSNMTPRTPSTNVLSALQGVRFIAQHIKDADKDNEVVEDWKYVSMVLDRFFLWVFTLACIVGTCGIIFQAPSLYDKRDPIDQLLSERKTFQQSIPTPSALPYHLP, encoded by the exons ATGACCACAAATTTATGGGTGGAACAG aaatgGTTCGATTATAAATTACGTTGGGATCCAGAAGAATATGGTGGTGTGGAAATGTTATATGTTCCATCGGAACATATTTGGCTTCcagatattgttttatataataa tGCTGATGGAAATTATGAAGTAACATTAATGACAAAAGCAACATTGAAATATAATGGGGAAGTTTTATGGAAACCTCCAGCAATTTATAAATCATCATGTGAAATAAATGTGGAATATTTTCCATTCGATGAACAAATTTGTATGATGAAATTTGGATCTTGGACATATAACGGAATTCAG gtgGATTTAAAACATATGCAACAAATAGCTGGAAGTAACGTTGTTAAAATTGGTATTGATTTAAGTGAGTTTTATTTGTCTGTGGAATGGGATATTCTAGAAGTACCTGCAAGTCGTAATGAGGAATATTATCCATGTTGTGCTGAACCATATTCTG ATATAACATTTAAGATAACAATGCGtcgtaaaacattattttatacagtaaatttaataataccatGCGTTGGTATAACATTTTTAACagtattagtattttatttaccaTCGGATTCAGGGGAGAAGGTTACATTATGTATATCAATATTACTGTCATTGACCGTATTCTTCCTGTTATTAGCGGAAATCATTCCACCCACTTCATTGGCTGTACCATTacttggaaaatatttattatttacaatgatATTAGTTACATCATCTATATGGGTTACTGTAtgtgttttaaatgtttacttTAG ATCTCCATCAACGCATAATATGTCTCCATGGGTGCGAAAAGTGTTCTTAGAATTTATGCCACGCGTATTAATAATGCGTCGGACAAAATATTCACTGCCTGAATACGACGATACCTTAAATACAAATGGTTTCATAAACGATGTAGATTTACA aatgaatGAACCTTTTACtgctgattttaaaataacaa CACATTCGTCAG TTACGGATTCTAGTAATATGACCCCAAGAACGCCATCCACAAATGTTTTATCAGCTTTGCAAGGTGTGCGATTTATTGCACAGCACATCAAAGATGCTGATAAAGATAACGAG gtCGTTGAAGATTGGAAATATGTATCAATGGTACTAGATCGATTCTTTTTATGGGTATTCACTTTAGCATGTATTGTGGGTACATGTGGAATTATATTCCAAGCACCTAGTTTATACGATAAACGTGATCCAATTGATCAATTATTATCTGAGCGAAAAACCTTTCAACAATCGATACCTACACCATCTGCTTTACCATATCATTTACCGTAA
- the LOC123298439 gene encoding acetylcholine receptor subunit beta-like 2 isoform X1 translates to MAGFKQCEANPDAKRLYDDLLSNYNRLIRPVINNTETLTVWLNLKLSQLIEVNLKNQVMTTNLWVEQKWFDYKLRWDPEEYGGVEMLYVPSEHIWLPDIVLYNNADGNYEVTLMTKATLKYNGEVLWKPPAIYKSSCEINVEYFPFDEQICMMKFGSWTYNGIQVDLKHMQQIAGSNVVKIGIDLSEFYLSVEWDILEVPASRNEEYYPCCAEPYSDITFKITMRRKTLFYTVNLIIPCVGITFLTVLVFYLPSDSGEKVTLCISILLSLTVFFLLLAEIIPPTSLAVPLLGKYLLFTMILVTSSIWVTVCVLNVYFRSPSTHNMSPWVRKVFLEFMPRVLIMRRTKYSLPEYDDTLNTNGFINDVDLQMNEPFTADFKITSSEPSFVLQNSQDQEDGKLKAHSSVTDSSNMTPRTPSTNVLSALQGVRFIAQHIKDADKDNEVVEDWKYVSMVLDRFFLWVFTLACIVGTCGIIFQAPSLYDKRDPIDQLLSERKTFQQSIPTPSALPYHLP, encoded by the exons ATGG cagGCTTTAAACAGTGTGAAGCGAATCCAGATGCAAAACGACTTTATGACGATTTACTGAGTAATTATAATCGTTTAATTCGTCCGGTAATTAATAACACCGAAACATTAACAGTATGgttaaatttaaagttatcaCAATTAATAGAAGTAAATTTAAAGAATCAAGTAATGACCACAAATTTATGGGTGGAACAG aaatgGTTCGATTATAAATTACGTTGGGATCCAGAAGAATATGGTGGTGTGGAAATGTTATATGTTCCATCGGAACATATTTGGCTTCcagatattgttttatataataa tGCTGATGGAAATTATGAAGTAACATTAATGACAAAAGCAACATTGAAATATAATGGGGAAGTTTTATGGAAACCTCCAGCAATTTATAAATCATCATGTGAAATAAATGTGGAATATTTTCCATTCGATGAACAAATTTGTATGATGAAATTTGGATCTTGGACATATAACGGAATTCAG gtgGATTTAAAACATATGCAACAAATAGCTGGAAGTAACGTTGTTAAAATTGGTATTGATTTAAGTGAGTTTTATTTGTCTGTGGAATGGGATATTCTAGAAGTACCTGCAAGTCGTAATGAGGAATATTATCCATGTTGTGCTGAACCATATTCTG ATATAACATTTAAGATAACAATGCGtcgtaaaacattattttatacagtaaatttaataataccatGCGTTGGTATAACATTTTTAACagtattagtattttatttaccaTCGGATTCAGGGGAGAAGGTTACATTATGTATATCAATATTACTGTCATTGACCGTATTCTTCCTGTTATTAGCGGAAATCATTCCACCCACTTCATTGGCTGTACCATTacttggaaaatatttattatttacaatgatATTAGTTACATCATCTATATGGGTTACTGTAtgtgttttaaatgtttacttTAG ATCTCCATCAACGCATAATATGTCTCCATGGGTGCGAAAAGTGTTCTTAGAATTTATGCCACGCGTATTAATAATGCGTCGGACAAAATATTCACTGCCTGAATACGACGATACCTTAAATACAAATGGTTTCATAAACGATGTAGATTTACA aatgaatGAACCTTTTACtgctgattttaaaataacaagtaGTGAACCAAGTTTTGTTTTGCAAAATAGTCAAGACCAAGAAGATGGTAAATTAAAAGCACATTCGTCAG TTACGGATTCTAGTAATATGACCCCAAGAACGCCATCCACAAATGTTTTATCAGCTTTGCAAGGTGTGCGATTTATTGCACAGCACATCAAAGATGCTGATAAAGATAACGAG gtCGTTGAAGATTGGAAATATGTATCAATGGTACTAGATCGATTCTTTTTATGGGTATTCACTTTAGCATGTATTGTGGGTACATGTGGAATTATATTCCAAGCACCTAGTTTATACGATAAACGTGATCCAATTGATCAATTATTATCTGAGCGAAAAACCTTTCAACAATCGATACCTACACCATCTGCTTTACCATATCATTTACCGTAA